One window of the Sebastes umbrosus isolate fSebUmb1 chromosome 1, fSebUmb1.pri, whole genome shotgun sequence genome contains the following:
- the wdr82 gene encoding WD repeat-containing protein 82 yields MKLTDNVLRSFRVAKVFRENSDKINCFDFSSNGETIISSSDDDSLVLYDCQEGKPKRTLYSKKYGVDLIRYTHAANTVVYSSNKIDDTIRYLSLHDNKYIRYFPGHNKRVTSLSMSPVDDTFISGSLDKTIRLWDLRSPNCQGLMHLQGKPVCSFDPEGLIFAAGINSEMVKLYDLRSFDKGPFATFKLQYDRTCEWTGLKFSNDGKLILLSTNGGALRVLDAFKGAVLHSFGGYNNSKGVTLEGSFTPDSQFVMIGSEDGKIHVWNAESGMKVALLDGKHTGPITCLQFNPKFMTFASACSNMAFWLPTIDD; encoded by the exons ATGAAGCTGACGGACAATGTGCTGCGGAGCTTCAGGGTCGCGAAGGTGTTCAGAGAAAACTCAGACAAAATCAACTGCTTCGACTTCAGCTCCAACGGAGAAACCATTATCTCCAGCAGCGACGACGACTCCCTCGTGTTGTACGACTGCCAGGAGGGGAA ACCCAAGAGGACCCTCTACAGCAAAAAGTATGGAGTGGATCTGATCAGGTACACACATGCTGCAAACACTGTGGTCTACAGCTCCAACAAAATCGATG ATACTATCCGGTACCTGTCCCTTCACGACAACAAATACATCCGCTACTTTCCTGGGCATAACAAAAG AGTGACGTCTCTCTCCATGTCTCCTGTGGACGACACATTTATTTCTGGCTCATTAGATAAAACTATCAGACTGTGGGATTTGCGATCACCTAACTGCCAG GGTTTGATGCATCTGCAGGGGAAGCCGGTGTGCTCCTTTGATCCAGAGGGTCTCATTTTTGCTGCAGGAATAAATTCGGAGATGGTTAAACTTTATGATCTGCGGTCGTTTGACAAG GGTCCTTTTGCAACCTTCAAGCTTCAGTACGACCGGACGTGCGAGTGGACGGGACTCAAGTTTAGCAATGACGGAAAACTCATTCTTCTTTCTACTAACGGCGGAGCCCTTCGCGTCTTAGATGCTTTTAAGGgtgctgtgctacattccttTGGG GGCTACAACAACAGTAAAGGTGTAACACTGGAGGGATCATTCACTCCAGATTCTCAGTTTGTTATGATCG GCTCTGAGGACGGAAAGATCCACGTGTGGAATGCAGAGAGCGGCATGAAGGTGGCTTTATTAGACGGGAAGCACACCGGACCGATTACCTGCCTGCAGTTCAACCCCAAGTTCATGACGTTTGCAAGTGCCTGCTCCAACATG GCGTTCTGGCTCCCGACCATCGACGACTGA